In Musa acuminata AAA Group cultivar baxijiao chromosome BXJ2-3, Cavendish_Baxijiao_AAA, whole genome shotgun sequence, the following proteins share a genomic window:
- the LOC135607788 gene encoding uncharacterized protein LOC135607788, translating to MDSCGAVESPEARPAAVAIDFTDGDTSPSRARIPRRIRRRLLEGKSSGGRSSVEEIEAKLRDADLRRQQFHELLSSKARPKPRSPSWSSQEDDPGQRIEAKLFAAEQKRLNLLAKAQMRLARLDELRQAAKSGVEMRFVKEREELGTKVESRVQQAEANRMRLLKAHMQRRAAIRERTASSLLQRVIRENKHKECVRSAIFQKRAAAEKKRLGLLEAEKKRAHARVVQARRVAKTVYHRRETERRRLKEQLEYRLQNAKRQRAEYLKQRGGSHGSARINLIRHGDFLSRKLARCWRQFVKSRRTTFALAKAYAAMGLNENSVKCMPFEQVALLIESSKTLATAKSLLDRLESRISLLLSSGPSSVENINHLLKQLASPNRKVPSSRTSRERGGTKRVAVRESRSSETKMSRYPVRVILCAYMILGHPNAVLSGQGEREVSLREAAINFLREFELLVNTILDGPKSAHSSRQSSPDALSLNHHEDSSTGLPREQNFRCQLRTFDTAWCSYLYRFVVWKVKDARSLEEDLVRAACQLELSMMQTCKMTAEGQTVDLSHDMRAIQKQVIEDQKLLREKVQHLGGNAGIERMECALSDTRSKFFEAKENGSPLATSVAHISSPSAPDTSGKNVVSVPHEQSVDIKGRSNHVVRSLFGASYSTQPTVGSEIQNVDVQSSFRTVTQSPTENELLVNEIMHWGNGNIADNLDLKAEEIGIQVKETMEKAFWDGILDSLKEDRPDYSRILGLVKEVRDELCDLAPQSWKQDILNSIDLDILSQVLESGSHDIHYLGNILEFVLTMLRKLSTPASEDDMRKDHQKLLNSLEDIARSNDKQNNLFVIAAIKGLRFVLEQIQTLKKEVSLARIKLMEPIIKGSAGLEYLQKAFMDRCGSPVGAANSLPKTSRWLSSFVGSLEEEWNEHVDLCSVLSASHGLPITTLRTGGGLSSSSKQYDVLFNASGGDELPECSGEKVDKLVRLGLLKLASAIAGLTTEMAPETLELNVLRLRAVQSQLQQIIVVATSILVFRQVVLGEKSVAPSELESVVSKTVEGLSDLLKNSPDVGFEEITEMMVSLSGSYSTSSLETKLQSRKEIMARMLTKSLQNDDAIFAKVSRSIYLAVRGVVLGGSGARGRKLADAALRRVGAAMLLDQVVNAGNMIVIMAMVTSRVHGPWYRVLV from the exons ATGGATTCGTGCGGGGCGGTGGAGTCACCGGAGGCAAGGCCTGCGGCGGTGGCGATCGACTTCACCGATGGGGACACGTCGCCATCCCGCGCGAGGATCCCGAGGAGGATACGCCGGAGGCTCCTTGAGGGCAAGAGCAGCGGCGGCCGCTCGAGCGTGGAGGAGATTGAAGCTAAACTCAGGGATGCCGACCTCAGAAGACAG CAATTTCACGAATTGTTATCGAGCAAAGCAAGGCCAAAACCAAGAAGCCCCTCATGGTCATCTCAAGAGGATGATCCTGGTCAACGGATTGAAGCAAAACTTTTTGCAGCTGAGCAGAAAAG GTTGAACCTTTTGGCAAAGGCGCAGATGCGGTTAGCTAGATTGGATGAGCTACGACAAGCTGCTAAAAGTGGTGTAGAAATGCGTTTTGTAAAGGAACGTGAAGAGCTGGGTACAAAAGTTGAATCCCGTGTACAACAGGCTGAGGCAAACCGTATGCGCCTTCTTAAGGCTCATATGCAGAGAAGAGCTGCCATTCGCGAGAGAACTGCATCATCTCTGTTGCAACGGGTAATCCGAGAGAACAAACATAAAGAGTGTGTGCGCTCTGCAATCTTTCAGAAGCGTGCTGCTGCTGAGAAAAAACGTTTGGGATTGTTAGAAGCAGAAAAGAAaagagcccatgctagagtagtgCAGGCACGCAGGGTAGCCAAAACTGTGTACCATCGAAGAGAAACTGAAAGGAGAAGATTGAAAGAGCAGTTAGAATATCGGCTCCAAAAT GCAAAGCGACAAAGGGCAGAGTATCTTAAACAAAGAGGTGGCTCTCATGGTTCTGCACGGATCAATTTGATCAGACATGGAGATTttctttcaagaaaattagcaag GTGCTGGAGGCAGTTTGTGAAATCAAGGAGGACTACTTTTGCCTTGGCTAAAGCTTATGCAGCTATGGGGTTAAACGAGAACTCTGTTAAATGTATGCCATTCGAACAAGTCGCTCTCCTTATTGAATCATCCAAAACACTGGCCACGGCGAAATCCTTGCTAGATCGGTTGGAGAGCCGTATCTCACTCTTACTTTCATCTGGACCTTCAAGTGTCGAAAATATTAATCATCTGCTTAAGCAGCTAGCCTCTCCAAATAGAAAAGTCCCATCCAGTAGAACCTCAAGAGAGAGAGGTGGGACAAAAAGAGTGGCTGTCAGAGAATCTAGAAGTTCTGAAACAAAGATGTCAAGGTATCCGGTCAGAGTAATACTCTGTGCTTACATGATATTAGGTCATCCAAATGCTGTTCTCAGTGGCCAAGGGGAGCGCGAAGTTTCCTTGAGGGAGGCAGCTATAAACTTTCTTCGGGAGTTTGAATTGTTAGTGAATACCATATTGGATGGTCCTAAAAGTGCTCACTCCTCGAGGCAATCATCACCGGATGCCTTGTCTTTGAATCATCATGAAGACTCCTCTACCGGTTTGCCTCGGGAACAGAATTTTAGATGCCAGCTGAGAACATTCGACACGGCATGGTGTTCTTACCTTTACAGGTTTGTGGTATGGAAAGTGAAAGATGCTAGATCTCTGGAGGAAGACCTTGTGAGAGCTGCTTGTCAATTGGAACTGTCGATGATGCAGACATGCAAGATGACTGCAGAAGGACAGACAGTTGATCTTAGTCATGATATGAGGGCTATTCAAAAACAG GTTATTGAAGACCAGAAACTTCTGAGGGAGAAAGTGCAACACCTAGGTGGCAATGCTGGAATTGAACGAATGGAATGTGCTTTATCAGATACACGATCCAAATTCTTTGAAGCAAAAGAGAACGGTAGCCCTTTGGCAACATCTGTTGCTCATATTTCATCACCTTCGGCACCCGACACTTCAGGAAAAAATGTGGTCTCTGTGCCTCATGAGCAGAGTGTTGATATTAAAGGGAGATCCAATCATGTTGTTCGTTCTCTGTTTGGTGCTTCATATTCCACTCAGCCTACGGTTGGTTCAGAAATTCAAAATGTAGATGTTCAGTCAAGTTTCAGAACGGTCACACAGTCGCCCACGGAAAATGAACTGCTTGTCaatgagataatgcattggggcAATGGAAATATTGCTGATAATCTTGACCTCAAAGCTGAAGAGATTGGTATCCAG GTTAAAGAGACGATGGAGAAGGCATTTTGGGATGGAATATTGGATTCTCTAAAGGAAGACAGACCTGATTACAGTAGAATACTGGGTCTTGTAAAGGAAGTACGGGATGAATTATGTGATTTGGCTCCACAGAGTTGGAAGCAAGATATTCTCAATAGTATTGATCTTGACATTCTCTCCCAG GTCCTTGAGTCAGGCTCTCATGACATACATTATCTTGGAAATATTTTAGAGTTTGTGCTGACCATGCTTCGGAAATTATCTACTCCTGCAAGTGAAGATGACATGAGAAAGGACCACCAGAAGTTGTTAAATAGTTTGGAAGATATTGCTCGATCTAATGACAAACAGAACAACCTTTTTGTTATTGCCGCAATCAAGGGTCTGCGCTTTGTTTTGGAGCAAATACAG ACACTGAAGAAGGAAGTTAGTCTTGCCCGTATAAAGTTGATGGAACCAATCATCAAGGGATCTGCAGGATTGGAATATTTGCAGAAGGCATTCATGGACCGCTGTGGATCTCCTGTTGGTGCTGCCAACTCTCTTCCAAAAACTTCTCGTTGGTTATCCTCATTTGTTGGCAGTTTGGAAGAAGAATGGAACGAGCACGTCGACCTCTGTTCTGTTCTATCGGCAAGTCAT GGACTTCCTATTACTACCCTCCGTACAGGTGGTGGCCTTTCATCCTCATCAAAACAGTATGATGTTCTTTTTAATGCTTCAG GTGGTGACGAACTACCAGAATGCAGTGGAGAAAAGGTGGACAAGTTGGTTCGGCTTGGTTTGCTAAAACTTGCGAGTGCAATAGCCGGATTGACAACTGAGATGGCTCCTGAAACTCTTGAGCTTAATGTTTTGAGATTGAGAGCTGTTCAGAGCCAACTCCAGCAAATAATTGTTGTCGCAACAAG CATTTTGGTTTTCCGACAAGTTGTCCTCGGCGAAAAATCTGTTGCTCCTTCAGAGTTGGAATCTGTAGTTTCAAAAACAGTCGAGGGGCTCTCCGATCTCTTGAAGAATTCACCTGATGTAGGTTTTGAAGAGATCACTGAGATGATGGTGAGCTTATCTGGCTCATATTCAACTTCCTCTCTGGAAACAAAGCTTCAAAGCAGAAAGGAGATTATGGCAAGAATGCTCACAAAAAGCCTGCAAAATGACGATGCCATATTCGCAAAGGTCTCACGGTCAATTTACTTGGCTGTACGAGGAGTCGTACTTGGGGGGAGCGGTGCCCGAGGCCGGAAGCTGGCAGATGCAGCACTCCGACGAGTTGGGGCCGCCATGCTTTTGGACCAAGTGGTTAATGCAGGCAACATGATTGTTATAATGGCAATGGTCACCAGCCGAGTTCATGGGCCGTGGTACAGGGTCTTGGTGTAA